TGGTCGCAAATTTATATGCGTATACTTTTGCTATTCAAATCCGTCAAAATTCTCATGAAGTCATACCAAAGATTCACTATCAAAAAATAGAAGTGGAGCGCTTTGGTTCCGATTATGCGATTGCCATGACACTAAATAACCCAACACAAACTTTAGTCGCACATTTAAAAGGAGAGTTTAAACTGTCTGATATTCAGTCAAAAAAAGTTATATATAAAGAAACTCGAGATAATCTTAGTATAGCTCCAAACAATCGTTTTAAATTGCCAATTTATTTGGATGAGAATCTAAAGAAAGGGCATTACCGTTACGAAATTATTCTTAAAAATACAGAGGATGAGTGGCGTTTTGTAGATGATATTCTAATTACTTCCAAAGAGGAAAATCAGCTTCACGAATTGGAAGAAAGAAAGAAAATTAATGATAAATTGGTATTTTATATATTATTAACCGTCGTTTTTATCTTATTTTTAATCATAATGAAGGAATTACGAGGTAGGAGTAAAATGAAAAATAATTAAGTCGTTGAAAAAAGGGTGAAATAAATGAAATATAAACATTTAATTGGTTGCTTTATTTTGTTTCTAGTAGTTTTCTTTAATTCCATGATGACGTATGGAGAGGAAATAGAAGGGGGAATGCCCTATGATGTGCGAATCAATGTACCACAAAGTCAGAAAGAAAAAAATTTAGGTTATTTTGATGTCATTGTTCCACCAGATAAAGAACAAGAGTTATCTATTAAGGTTAGAAATATTAGCCCCCAAAAAATAACACTTATATTAACACCATATACAGCCACTACTAATGAAAATGGTGATATTGATTATGTAGGCAATCGCCATCAATTAAGTGATAGTATTCCTACAAAATTCAGTGATATTATTTCAAAAAAACAAACAGTTACACTGGAAAAAGATGAACAAAAAGATGTAGTTTTTACACTCAAAACACCAACTGAAAAATTTGATGGTGTGTTATTAGGTTGTATAGATATTCACCAAGAACTAAAAGAACAGCTTGCCGGAGAGAAAGCAGTAAATCAGCAAGTAGGGATTCAAGTAAAAAATATCTTATCACAAACTATAGGTGTTGTCGTAAGAAATAGTAGAGAAGATGTCAAAGAAGATTTTGGGTTACTTGATGCGACATTGGTCAAAAATGATGAAAATCAAACGTTATCTTTTTCTATAGAAAATAAAGTGAGTAAAATCCTTAAAGGTTACTCATACGAAGCAAAGCTTTATGATGAAAAAGAGCAACTTATTTTTACGATGAATAAAGAAGAATTCGACATGGCACCGAACAGTCTCTATAGAAATTTAGAAAAAATAACTAGTCAGCAACTTAATGAAGAAAGCTATACATTGAAGCTTAAAATTTATAATAAGAAAAAAAGTCAACAGTGGGAATTGTCAAAAGACATCAAAGTCAAAAAAAATCAAGATGATCGAAATCTTAGTGTTAAAATATCTAAATTGATGCCTAATAATGACAAAAATTCGCTTATTTTAATGGCAGCAAGTGGTTTTGCTATTGTATTGCTTATTGCAATAAGTACCGTATTAAGAAAAAAACATTAAATAATGATGTATGTTGTTTAGGCACTTGATGAAAGGAGTGTATGGTAATGAAAAAAAAATTTGTTAAACCTATCATTCAGGGCATTGCTATTTCATTAGTGGGTTTGTGTTTTAATCCCTTAACTAATAATGCAGCAGAAGAAAAAGCTATTGAAAAAGTCGATATTGATTCGGTTTTTGATATACCAACGATATCAGGTAAAACAAATGCAGCGTTTGTAGAAAATAATGAAGCGGTATTAACGAATAGTGGAAACTATCAAGTGGGAGCACTGTGGTGTAAACCGGGTTATGAAATTGATCTAAGTAAAGATTTTCATATGATCGCACACATTAGTCAAGAATCTATAGATAAGACGGATGCAACTGCTGCAGATGGAATGGTATTTGTTATACAAGGGGTAGAAGATGGTAAGAATCCTGTTTGGTTCACATATCCTGGAGGGTCATTAGGCGCATTGAGAGGAAGCAAAATGGATACCAACCTAGCTGGAAGTTCTAAAGAACCTGGGATTCCAAATTCGATTGGCATTGAATTTGATAATTATTTTAATCATCCTAATAATTCAGGAGTTACATACAATAATGATAACTATATGGATAAAAAGCTAGGGAAAAGTAGTAACACTAAATTACCCCATTCAGCAGTTGTATATCCAAATGGAGGGGTTGACGCAGGGCTAAGTAAACCCAATGTACCAACCTATGAAGCCTATTGGGATGGAGGATTAATTGTAGGGAAATGGCAATTGGCTGTTAACCATTATAATACGCAATTTTATTATAATAATGAATTATCAAATGGTCGTTACAATCGTTTTGAAGTTATATACAGTGGTGGAAATTTATCATATAAAATCAATGATTTACCGATGCAAACGGTAGATAAAAATATGTTTATGTATCATGTTGCAAATACATCAAATAGTAGAGCCTACTGGGGCTTTACGGCTTCTACAGGACCTAGTAATGATAAATTAACTTCTACTCAAAAAGTTTGGTTTGAACAAGTTCCTAATTTAGTAAATGCTGATACTACCGTTACGCTCCTAGATGAAGTCGGTAAACCAATTTCAGAAGGTCAAACAATTCAAGGAGGAGAAGAGGTTACAGTCAAAGCTAAAGCAAACTGGATAGGTGGAAATCAAAATTGGCAGAATTTAGTGATATCGACCGAGTTGCCTGATTCTTTAGAATTAGTGGCGGATACTACAACACTAGATGGAGAAAAATTGGACGATTCAAAAGTTTGGTCTAGAGGTAATTTTACTTCGCCCACGATAGCAAAACTAGGGTCTAATGATGGCAATACGCAAACAGATAGTGAAGTTGTCTTTAAAGTTAAGGCTAAAAATGATAAGAAATACGAAGACCAATTCTTTACTTTTAATTTTCAAGGAGATAATGCCTTATATAATGACATCAAAAGCACCTCTTTTATTGTAGATATTGCTGATTTATGGATAAATATCGTGACACCAAAAGAGGGTGATGTTATGTATTACACTCCTTATACTGAAGAACAAGAGCCAATTAATGTTCACGTAAATTGGGGAGAAGAATCAGGTAATGGTGGAAAGCAAACATTAAAAATCAAACAGGAAGGACAAGCGGATATCATAGTTGAAGAAGCCGATATTAGTGGAACAACGGGTGAT
This is a stretch of genomic DNA from Vagococcus zengguangii. It encodes these proteins:
- a CDS encoding DUF916 domain-containing protein — encoded protein: MKYKHLIGCFILFLVVFFNSMMTYGEEIEGGMPYDVRINVPQSQKEKNLGYFDVIVPPDKEQELSIKVRNISPQKITLILTPYTATTNENGDIDYVGNRHQLSDSIPTKFSDIISKKQTVTLEKDEQKDVVFTLKTPTEKFDGVLLGCIDIHQELKEQLAGEKAVNQQVGIQVKNILSQTIGVVVRNSREDVKEDFGLLDATLVKNDENQTLSFSIENKVSKILKGYSYEAKLYDEKEQLIFTMNKEEFDMAPNSLYRNLEKITSQQLNEESYTLKLKIYNKKKSQQWELSKDIKVKKNQDDRNLSVKISKLMPNNDKNSLILMAASGFAIVLLIAISTVLRKKH
- a CDS encoding DUF916 domain-containing protein, which gives rise to MSNKLVRLVLVLLGMILFSNKKEATDTDFSVRILPAAHQLEEYHKYFNLLLAPGETDALPIAISNESQQAKVFTITICDASTNSHGIVDYSKDIPTFYDDKRVKVTDLFDKTKMQVTVPAWSEHQLEIPIKMVSQNFDGVILGGVTISEKKESEEMVANLYAYTFAIQIRQNSHEVIPKIHYQKIEVERFGSDYAIAMTLNNPTQTLVAHLKGEFKLSDIQSKKVIYKETRDNLSIAPNNRFKLPIYLDENLKKGHYRYEIILKNTEDEWRFVDDILITSKEENQLHELEERKKINDKLVFYILLTVVFILFLIIMKELRGRSKMKNN
- a CDS encoding lectin-like domain-containing protein, with the protein product MKKKFVKPIIQGIAISLVGLCFNPLTNNAAEEKAIEKVDIDSVFDIPTISGKTNAAFVENNEAVLTNSGNYQVGALWCKPGYEIDLSKDFHMIAHISQESIDKTDATAADGMVFVIQGVEDGKNPVWFTYPGGSLGALRGSKMDTNLAGSSKEPGIPNSIGIEFDNYFNHPNNSGVTYNNDNYMDKKLGKSSNTKLPHSAVVYPNGGVDAGLSKPNVPTYEAYWDGGLIVGKWQLAVNHYNTQFYYNNELSNGRYNRFEVIYSGGNLSYKINDLPMQTVDKNMFMYHVANTSNSRAYWGFTASTGPSNDKLTSTQKVWFEQVPNLVNADTTVTLLDEVGKPISEGQTIQGGEEVTVKAKANWIGGNQNWQNLVISTELPDSLELVADTTTLDGEKLDDSKVWSRGNFTSPTIAKLGSNDGNTQTDSEVVFKVKAKNDKKYEDQFFTFNFQGDNALYNDIKSTSFIVDIADLWINIVTPKEGDVMYYTPYTEEQEPINVHVNWGEESGNGGKQTLKIKQEGQADIIVEEADISGTTGDWNVDIAKYIYSNDDRTTEIPFGSFSLEAILAPQSGNSTSSIVNLSKKSPPFIVNMDTLEGKIFNRGQTVNISGQLIDMDSNQLTYHLLLDDVEVFKLESQEIEMGQNTSIAFNYTIPEDYTRGNYHATFYAEDNEGHRSKVADLGTFTIDGIFNLNVPSTFEYGKVEIGNKNYLVNIGDVEVIDSRITKAKWNLNVQLEKNFSKTLAEGKEQITPDNFFSYHMGSTVKLINSSTSQSVLENQLVGEEELGIILPQNNQDGFYIKSNTELTKGTYEAVLHWSLDTVP